A single region of the Streptomyces vilmorinianum genome encodes:
- a CDS encoding SpoIIE family protein phosphatase: protein MTTSAARPPGPGTTGLSAENRRLRAELTRRHLIDLATGVLAAQLSASPADAAEHLDSLSHATGLGIEDLAADIVNAVAGPTPNGPTPNGPSATGSTATEATDRAPDRDPRTAGFTAPSHAQTAYESTSPSPVVFSTPEERRARRAAAAAETMDTVGEAARALLEGGLVPLGAESLWLWRRDAWGCLRLAGQAGVGAAEAAAWQWIPPAAPPAFRAVLSHGTPVWLDSGPEPGDVLPGPSPDAARALFPLRVRGSTVGLALVVWPRPLPFDDGLKRALVGLTDVAGTVLDAADSSPSDAPVLVDVLDALVHPAMLLRVAPATSPPTVEHLNEYATAAIGGAPPAEDRSLSLALPQVHADLAHLARRAQRTGRTQRVARLPASTAAGQQDSTPLLDVRVLPAGAERAVVLWHAATDTGLASERAVARLQSVALFQDSLTGGDTVWSEQAYAIFGMARDEPAVPLLGLRGLVHPDDGEALTELLRTLVERRTGAQTVLRIVVGDRTVRHVRVAAEPLLDAGAVTGIAGVYQDVSTSRRTEAALTATFDQLTAVRTRAELRHQVALQLQQAIVPEVPDLQELPGMVVAARYRPAAEEYRVGGDWYDVQPLPSGKVLVTVGDVAGHGIDSVTGMVALRNAQRGLACTGDSPRRLMEWLNEMTLRTSGYPTATAVCALYDPEDRSLVWSSAGHLPMLLLREGMARLLDPPQDILLGAVPSYAYQELTTLLRPGDTLLLYTDGLVERRHDGLDHGLAQLTAAAERLSGYPPNEQVERLLRAATGDTDDDTSIVAVLVR, encoded by the coding sequence GTGACGACGTCTGCGGCGAGGCCTCCGGGGCCCGGCACCACCGGCCTGTCGGCCGAGAACAGGCGGCTGCGAGCCGAACTCACCCGCCGGCATCTGATCGATCTGGCCACCGGCGTCCTCGCGGCCCAGCTGAGCGCGTCCCCCGCCGACGCCGCGGAACACCTCGACTCCCTCTCCCACGCGACGGGCCTCGGCATCGAGGATCTCGCCGCCGACATCGTCAACGCCGTCGCCGGACCCACCCCGAACGGACCCACCCCGAACGGACCGAGCGCCACGGGATCCACCGCCACGGAGGCCACCGACCGCGCCCCCGACCGCGACCCCCGCACGGCCGGGTTCACCGCCCCCTCGCACGCGCAGACGGCCTACGAGTCCACGTCACCGTCGCCCGTCGTGTTCAGCACGCCGGAGGAGCGTCGGGCGCGCCGCGCGGCCGCCGCGGCCGAGACGATGGACACCGTGGGCGAGGCGGCGCGTGCCCTGCTGGAGGGCGGCCTCGTCCCGCTCGGCGCGGAGAGCCTCTGGCTCTGGCGCCGCGACGCGTGGGGATGTCTGCGCCTCGCCGGACAGGCCGGCGTGGGGGCCGCGGAGGCGGCCGCCTGGCAGTGGATCCCCCCGGCGGCGCCTCCCGCGTTCCGCGCGGTCCTCTCCCACGGCACGCCCGTCTGGCTGGATTCCGGCCCGGAGCCGGGCGACGTCCTGCCGGGGCCCTCGCCGGACGCCGCACGGGCCCTGTTCCCCCTGCGCGTACGCGGCTCGACGGTGGGCCTGGCGCTGGTCGTGTGGCCCCGGCCCCTCCCGTTCGACGACGGCCTGAAAAGGGCCCTGGTGGGTCTGACGGACGTGGCGGGAACCGTCCTCGACGCGGCCGACTCCTCCCCGTCGGACGCTCCGGTCCTGGTGGACGTGCTGGACGCCCTCGTCCATCCGGCGATGCTGCTGCGGGTGGCGCCCGCCACCTCGCCGCCGACGGTCGAGCACCTCAACGAGTACGCCACCGCGGCCATCGGCGGCGCGCCCCCAGCCGAGGACCGTTCCCTCTCCCTGGCCCTCCCCCAGGTCCACGCGGATCTGGCCCATCTCGCGCGGCGCGCCCAGCGGACCGGGCGCACCCAGCGGGTGGCACGGCTGCCCGCGTCGACGGCAGCCGGGCAGCAGGACTCCACCCCGCTGCTCGACGTACGCGTCCTGCCGGCCGGCGCAGAGCGGGCGGTGGTGCTGTGGCATGCCGCCACCGACACCGGACTCGCCTCGGAGCGCGCGGTGGCCCGGCTGCAGAGCGTGGCCCTCTTCCAGGACAGCCTGACCGGCGGCGACACGGTGTGGTCGGAACAGGCGTACGCCATCTTCGGCATGGCCCGCGACGAGCCGGCCGTGCCCCTGCTCGGGCTGCGCGGGCTGGTGCACCCGGACGACGGGGAGGCGCTGACGGAGCTGCTCAGGACGCTGGTGGAGCGGCGCACGGGCGCGCAGACGGTGCTGCGCATCGTCGTCGGCGACCGGACCGTGCGCCATGTCCGGGTGGCGGCGGAGCCGCTCCTCGACGCGGGCGCGGTCACCGGCATCGCCGGCGTGTACCAGGACGTCTCCACGAGCCGGCGCACCGAGGCGGCGCTGACCGCGACCTTCGACCAGCTGACCGCCGTACGGACCCGGGCCGAGCTGCGGCACCAGGTGGCCCTGCAGCTGCAGCAGGCGATCGTGCCCGAGGTCCCCGATCTACAGGAACTGCCGGGCATGGTGGTGGCGGCCCGCTACCGGCCGGCGGCCGAGGAGTACCGGGTGGGCGGCGACTGGTACGACGTCCAGCCGCTGCCCAGCGGCAAGGTCCTCGTGACGGTCGGCGACGTCGCGGGGCACGGCATCGACTCCGTCACCGGCATGGTGGCGCTGCGCAACGCCCAGCGTGGCCTCGCGTGCACGGGCGACTCCCCGCGACGGCTGATGGAGTGGCTCAACGAGATGACGCTGCGCACGAGCGGGTACCCCACGGCGACCGCGGTGTGCGCGCTGTACGACCCCGAGGACCGCAGCCTCGTCTGGTCCAGCGCCGGGCATCTGCCGATGCTGTTGCTGCGCGAGGGCATGGCGCGGCTGCTCGACCCGCCCCAGGACATCCTGCTCGGTGCGGTGCCCTCGTACGCGTATCAGGAGCTCACCACCTTGCTGCGGCCCGGCGACACGCTGCTGCTGTACACGGACGGGCTGGTCGAGCGGCGTCACGACGGTCTCGACCACGGGCTGGCACAGCTGACCGCGGCGGCCGAACGGCTCAGCGGCTACCCGCCGAACGAGCAGGTGGAGCGGCTGCTCCGCGCGGCCACCGGCGACACGGACGACGACACGAGCATCGTCGCCGTGCTCGTACGGTGA
- a CDS encoding CGNR zinc finger domain-containing protein yields MNDSGQGFRPAQRLIDLANAVRDTPRLPREALAELLARHGENPDDLTPAAFSATDAEELRAAVTRISGVLDETDPDRAAGELNSLLAAHAGPPRLSRHDGHPWHLHVDRGDDTGWADWFLASSALALARILTEYGRITWGVCAAARCSTFYLGTGPGSARRYCSATCASRERVAAHRRRART; encoded by the coding sequence ATGAACGATTCCGGCCAGGGTTTCCGGCCCGCGCAGCGGCTGATCGACCTCGCGAACGCGGTACGGGACACTCCCCGGCTGCCCCGTGAAGCCCTCGCCGAGCTGCTGGCCCGCCATGGCGAGAACCCGGACGACCTCACCCCGGCCGCGTTCTCCGCGACCGACGCCGAGGAGCTGCGCGCCGCCGTCACCCGCATCAGCGGGGTGCTCGACGAGACCGACCCCGACCGCGCGGCCGGGGAGCTCAACTCCCTGCTCGCCGCACACGCGGGACCGCCACGGCTCTCGCGCCACGACGGCCACCCCTGGCATCTGCACGTCGACCGGGGTGACGACACCGGCTGGGCGGACTGGTTCCTCGCGTCCAGCGCCCTCGCCCTCGCCCGGATTCTCACCGAGTACGGCCGGATCACCTGGGGCGTCTGTGCCGCCGCCCGTTGCTCCACGTTCTACTTGGGCACCGGCCCCGGCAGCGCCCGGCGGTACTGCTCCGCCACCTGCGCCTCCCGCGAGCGCGTCGCCGCCCACCGGCGCCGCGCCAGGACGTGA
- a CDS encoding D-alanyl-D-alanine carboxypeptidase family protein, with product MIVMSAVRHAAAGTAALLLMLPVPAATASSVTEPTPPAERFVDPALLYRSGTQVQPLPGAPSAPSSVSALSWLVADASTGEVLAAHDAHRRLPPASTLKALFAVTALPHIDQEERHTVSESELTGIGHGSSMVGVKAGYTYKVSDLWNGVFLSSGNDAVRVLAAMNGGWESMARQMQEKARDLGARDTRVVSPDGYDAPGQVSSAYDLAVFGRAGLQDPAFTRYCSTPYADFPAGGWSYGIRNTNRLLTGADGVARYPGLIGVKNGYTSGAGNTLIAAAKRGTRTLVVSVMNPQSGGGLAVYEEARTLLDWGFDAAGRVRPVGSLGPAREKAKNVAKNVTKNVTKDGTKDRQAKKSVPPAGPEADRPARAQAKEAPREPARTGPAAVAADAAALSAPEKAAVSRENVPSGPWAGLPLALVGASLGAALSLWMWRRRPTRRGDGGL from the coding sequence ATGATCGTCATGTCAGCTGTCCGTCATGCTGCCGCCGGTACCGCGGCGCTGCTGCTCATGTTGCCCGTCCCGGCGGCCACGGCATCGTCCGTCACCGAACCCACGCCTCCCGCCGAACGCTTCGTCGATCCCGCTTTGCTGTACCGCTCGGGAACGCAGGTCCAGCCGCTGCCCGGAGCGCCGAGCGCGCCGTCCTCGGTGTCCGCGCTGTCGTGGCTGGTGGCGGACGCCTCCACGGGCGAGGTGCTCGCGGCGCACGACGCGCACCGGCGGCTGCCGCCGGCCAGCACGCTCAAGGCCCTGTTCGCCGTGACCGCACTCCCCCACATCGACCAGGAGGAGCGGCACACGGTCTCCGAGTCCGAGCTGACGGGGATCGGCCACGGCAGCAGCATGGTGGGGGTGAAGGCCGGATACACCTACAAGGTGTCCGATCTGTGGAACGGGGTCTTCCTCAGCTCGGGCAACGACGCGGTCCGGGTGCTCGCGGCGATGAACGGCGGCTGGGAGTCGATGGCGCGTCAGATGCAGGAGAAGGCCCGGGACCTGGGGGCGCGCGACACGCGGGTGGTGTCCCCGGACGGGTACGACGCGCCGGGCCAGGTGTCGTCCGCGTACGATCTGGCGGTCTTCGGCAGGGCGGGGCTGCAGGACCCGGCGTTCACCCGGTACTGCTCCACGCCGTACGCCGACTTCCCCGCCGGGGGCTGGTCGTACGGCATCCGCAACACCAACAGGCTGCTGACCGGGGCGGACGGGGTGGCCCGTTACCCGGGGCTCATCGGGGTCAAGAACGGCTACACCAGCGGCGCGGGGAACACCCTGATCGCGGCGGCGAAGCGGGGCACGCGGACCCTGGTCGTGTCCGTGATGAACCCGCAGTCGGGTGGGGGGCTCGCGGTGTACGAAGAGGCGCGCACGCTGCTCGACTGGGGCTTCGACGCGGCGGGCCGGGTCCGGCCGGTGGGCTCCCTCGGACCGGCGCGGGAGAAGGCGAAGAACGTGGCGAAGAACGTGACGAAGAACGTGACGAAGGACGGGACGAAGGACCGGCAGGCGAAGAAGTCGGTGCCGCCGGCGGGCCCCGAGGCGGACCGGCCGGCGCGGGCACAGGCGAAGGAGGCTCCGCGTGAACCGGCGCGGACGGGTCCTGCGGCGGTGGCGGCGGACGCGGCGGCGCTCAGCGCGCCGGAGAAGGCGGCCGTGTCCCGCGAGAACGTGCCCTCCGGCCCGTGGGCGGGGCTCCCGCTGGCCCTGGTGGGGGCGTCTCTCGGCGCCGCGCTCTCGCTCTGGATGTGGCGCCGCCGGCCCACCCGGCGTGGCGACGGGGGGCTGTGA
- a CDS encoding NAD(P)-binding protein: MVVCGDDVLAHRLAGELHDVYGERVTLLVPARSDAPQRPAGRPGLASALFGRVTAAVTRTAVGEQRAGAAAGRSVRLVETAEIDDAVLIDAGVEKAAALALVHDDDETNIRAALAARRLNPRLRLVIRLYNRKLGQHLESLLDQAGALAEPSPDPAFLDASTTVLSDADTAAPALAATAVAGTSKVVQAGGLLLHAVERTPPAHGEVADPGLCTLALLSATTNDPAGCEGSERSGDEGPLLLPDDRAVAAAPGRGTVALEAITYAGPTLAANRFGASGLPVGSLFSPRLRWSLAGVAAAVGAIALASWLTTGDHPLHAAYLTLLDLFAIGDPAVGEATSRQVLQILAGFVGLLLMPVLIAGLLEALGTFRTATALRRPPRGLSGHVVLLGLGKVGTRVLARLRRLDIPVVCVESDPEARGIALARRLRVPTVIGDVTEEGVLEAARIHRAHALLALTSIDITNLEAALYARSVRSDLRVALRLYDDDFATAVYRTLRAAHPEALTRSRSVSHLAAPAFAGAMMGRQILGAIPVERRVLLFAAVGAAGNPLLEGRTVAEAFRPGAWRVIALATGPAPLGHRGAGLVWQLDPARVLAPEDRVVLAATRRGLAELLGHRPRQPVPDPVG; this comes from the coding sequence ATGGTCGTCTGCGGGGACGACGTGCTCGCCCACCGGCTGGCGGGTGAGCTCCACGACGTCTACGGGGAGCGGGTCACCCTGCTCGTACCCGCGCGGAGCGACGCCCCGCAGCGGCCGGCGGGCCGCCCGGGCCTCGCCTCCGCGCTCTTCGGGCGGGTGACGGCGGCCGTGACGCGCACGGCGGTCGGAGAACAGCGGGCCGGCGCGGCCGCGGGCCGGTCCGTCCGGCTCGTCGAGACGGCCGAGATCGACGACGCGGTGCTGATCGACGCGGGGGTCGAGAAGGCCGCCGCGCTCGCCCTCGTCCACGATGACGACGAGACGAACATCCGCGCGGCGCTCGCCGCCCGGCGTCTCAACCCACGACTGCGCCTGGTCATCCGGCTCTACAACCGCAAGCTCGGCCAGCACCTGGAATCCCTCCTGGACCAGGCCGGCGCCCTCGCCGAGCCCAGTCCCGACCCCGCGTTCCTCGATGCCTCGACGACCGTGCTGTCCGACGCGGACACCGCGGCCCCCGCCCTCGCGGCCACCGCCGTCGCGGGCACCAGCAAGGTCGTCCAGGCCGGTGGCCTGCTCCTGCACGCCGTCGAACGGACCCCGCCCGCCCACGGCGAGGTCGCCGACCCCGGCCTGTGCACCCTCGCCCTGCTGTCGGCGACCACCAACGACCCGGCAGGCTGCGAGGGCTCGGAGCGCAGCGGCGACGAGGGCCCGCTGCTGCTGCCCGACGACCGGGCGGTCGCGGCCGCCCCGGGCCGGGGCACGGTCGCCCTGGAGGCGATCACATACGCCGGTCCGACCCTGGCCGCGAACCGGTTCGGCGCCTCCGGCCTGCCCGTCGGCTCGCTGTTCTCCCCCCGCCTTCGCTGGTCGCTCGCGGGCGTGGCCGCCGCCGTCGGCGCGATCGCCCTCGCCTCCTGGCTCACCACCGGCGACCACCCGCTGCACGCCGCGTATCTGACGCTCCTCGACCTCTTCGCCATCGGGGACCCGGCCGTCGGCGAGGCGACCAGCCGTCAGGTGCTGCAGATCCTCGCAGGATTCGTCGGCCTGCTGCTGATGCCGGTCCTGATCGCGGGACTCCTGGAGGCGCTCGGCACCTTCCGTACGGCGACCGCGCTGCGCCGCCCGCCGCGCGGCCTGTCCGGGCATGTGGTGCTCCTCGGCCTCGGCAAGGTCGGCACACGCGTCCTCGCGCGTCTGCGGAGGCTGGACATCCCCGTGGTCTGCGTCGAGTCCGACCCGGAGGCGCGCGGCATCGCGCTGGCCCGCCGGCTGCGCGTGCCGACCGTCATCGGGGACGTCACCGAGGAGGGCGTCCTGGAGGCCGCCCGCATCCATCGGGCCCACGCTCTCCTCGCCCTGACCAGTATCGACATCACCAACCTGGAGGCCGCGCTCTACGCCCGCTCCGTCAGATCCGATCTGCGGGTCGCCCTGCGGCTGTACGACGACGACTTCGCCACCGCCGTCTACCGCACCCTGCGCGCGGCCCACCCCGAGGCTCTCACCCGCAGCCGCAGCGTCTCCCACCTGGCGGCCCCCGCCTTCGCCGGCGCCATGATGGGCCGCCAGATCCTGGGCGCCATCCCGGTGGAGCGCCGTGTGCTGCTCTTCGCGGCCGTCGGGGCGGCGGGCAACCCGCTCCTCGAGGGCAGGACGGTGGCCGAGGCCTTCCGCCCGGGAGCCTGGCGGGTCATCGCGCTGGCCACCGGCCCCGCACCCCTCGGCCACCGCGGAGCGGGACTCGTCTGGCAACTGGACCCCGCCCGCGTCCTGGCCCCGGAGGACCGGGTCGTCCTCGCCGCCACCCGTCGCGGCCTCGCCGAACTCCTCGGCCACCGCCCGCGTCAGCCCGTACCGGACCCCGTCGGCTGA
- a CDS encoding MFS transporter: protein MRHYLGTAFFARLAEEGMPVAVVLLALARTGDARLGALVLTAWMAPHIAAAPLAGALAERVRRPVLFHAAALGGLAVAVLTLALLTGRAPVAVVLAVALLGGGCGPVVSGGLSSLVASLARPGRERDRAYARDSTVYNAASVAGPALAASTATVAGPGAAVAGLGCSAALAALLAAFLPAGRGTPTGSAPGAPGAQVVRRRSLGAALVAGLVAVYGVRELRAVTAATCVGFLGMGGLTTTAVLLSAERGRPGDGGLLMTAFAVGALVGSLAVDRLWPRVPAGRLVGATLLGTGVALAAAALVPSPLVCAALFGAAGLCDGPLLTATLRIRADHAPAGVRTQVFTLGAGLKISAAACGAALTGLAAQAPPALLLLAAAATQFVGAALHHFLRRAPRGEIVAASQPTGSGTG from the coding sequence GTGCGGCACTATCTGGGGACGGCGTTCTTCGCCCGGCTCGCCGAGGAGGGCATGCCCGTCGCCGTGGTCCTGCTCGCACTCGCGCGGACGGGCGACGCGCGCCTGGGCGCGCTCGTCCTCACCGCGTGGATGGCGCCGCACATCGCCGCGGCCCCCTTGGCCGGGGCGCTCGCCGAACGGGTGCGCAGGCCCGTGCTCTTCCATGCCGCCGCGCTGGGCGGCCTCGCCGTCGCCGTCCTGACACTGGCGCTCCTCACCGGGCGCGCCCCGGTCGCGGTCGTCCTCGCCGTCGCCCTGCTCGGCGGCGGTTGCGGTCCGGTGGTCTCCGGCGGCCTCTCCAGCCTGGTCGCCTCCCTCGCCCGCCCGGGGCGGGAGCGCGACCGCGCCTACGCCCGCGACTCCACGGTGTACAACGCCGCGTCCGTCGCGGGACCCGCCCTGGCGGCATCGACGGCGACGGTCGCGGGACCGGGGGCCGCCGTCGCGGGCCTGGGATGCTCCGCGGCCCTCGCCGCCCTCCTCGCCGCGTTCCTGCCGGCAGGACGCGGGACCCCGACAGGTTCCGCGCCCGGTGCGCCGGGGGCACAGGTCGTTCGACGACGGTCCCTGGGGGCTGCTCTTGTGGCCGGACTCGTGGCCGTCTACGGCGTTCGGGAGCTACGGGCGGTCACAGCCGCCACCTGCGTCGGTTTCCTCGGGATGGGCGGTCTCACCACGACGGCCGTGCTGCTGTCGGCCGAGCGTGGCCGACCGGGCGACGGCGGGCTCCTGATGACCGCGTTCGCCGTCGGCGCGCTCGTCGGGTCGCTCGCCGTCGACCGGCTGTGGCCGCGCGTGCCGGCCGGACGGCTGGTCGGCGCGACGCTGCTCGGCACCGGCGTGGCCCTGGCCGCGGCGGCCCTCGTTCCCTCGCCGCTCGTGTGCGCGGCCCTGTTCGGCGCGGCCGGGCTGTGCGACGGACCGCTGCTGACGGCGACCCTGCGGATCCGGGCGGACCACGCGCCGGCCGGTGTACGGACCCAGGTCTTCACCCTGGGCGCCGGGCTCAAGATCTCGGCGGCGGCGTGCGGCGCCGCGCTGACCGGGCTCGCGGCGCAGGCGCCCCCTGCCCTGCTGCTCCTGGCCGCCGCCGCGACGCAGTTCGTCGGCGCCGCGCTCCACCACTTCCTCCGGCGCGCTCCGCGCGGCGAGATCGTGGCAGCGTCTCAGCCGACGGGGTCCGGTACGGGCTGA
- a CDS encoding plasmid stabilization protein, with translation MPRGSSSKRERQYEHIKESARERGESEKRAKEIAARTVNKERARSGESKTASRSSTQDMSSSRRGGKRSHSGSEGPTYDQLYAEAQRRNIHGRSSMNKAELKRSLGH, from the coding sequence ATGCCGCGCGGATCGAGCTCCAAGCGCGAGCGCCAGTACGAGCACATCAAGGAGAGCGCACGGGAACGAGGTGAGAGCGAGAAGCGTGCCAAGGAGATCGCCGCGCGCACGGTCAACAAGGAACGAGCCCGGTCGGGCGAGTCGAAGACCGCGAGCCGCAGCTCCACGCAGGACATGTCCTCCTCCCGCCGCGGCGGGAAGCGCTCGCACAGCGGCTCCGAGGGCCCGACCTACGACCAGCTCTACGCGGAGGCCCAGCGGCGCAACATCCACGGACGCTCGTCCATGAACAAGGCCGAACTGAAGCGTTCCCTCGGCCACTGA
- the ligA gene encoding NAD-dependent DNA ligase LigA — MDTMTTTPVLADAAAYARAVEDAKQAAAAYYAGGTSPLDDDAYDRLGRAIAAWEAEHPDQVRPDSPTDKVAGGAASGDVPHTRQMLSLDNVFSAEQFTSWAASLERRIGRSVERWSVEPKLDGLAIAARYERGRLARLITRGDGTAGEDVSHAIGTIVGLPERLTEPVTVEIRGEVLMTTEQFEAANPIRVAHGGEPFANPRNAAAGTLRAKDRPYTVEMTFFAYDVLPLNGSGTEAGDESGDGAGDAAGLDELAHSELIARAAALGLHTSRATAVPGRTAGATEEVLARVAEIAALRAELPFGIDGIVVKADLAADRREAGAGSRAPRWAVAYKLPAVEKVTRLLSVEWNVGRTGIIAPRAVLEPVEIDGSTVTYATLHNPSDITRRDLRLGDHVMVYKAGDIIPRVEAPVAHLRTGEEQPIGFPESCPQCGSEIDRSEQRWRCARGRDCHLVASLSYAVGRDQLDIEGLGASRIVQLVDAALVVDLADLFTLTREQLLGLERMGETSTDNLLAAIATARTRPLARVLCALGIRGTGRSMSRRIARHFATMDAVRAADAEAMQQVEGIGAEKAPVIVAELAELGAVVDKLVAAGVNMTEPGATPPPPPGTEPDTTEAVAGPLAGLSVVVTGAMTGALEALSRNQMNELIERAGGKSSSSVSKRTGLVVAGEKAGSKRTKAEELGIRLVDPEEFAVLLGDFLPV, encoded by the coding sequence ATGGACACCATGACAACGACTCCGGTTCTTGCCGATGCCGCCGCGTACGCGCGCGCGGTCGAGGACGCCAAGCAGGCCGCTGCCGCCTACTACGCGGGCGGCACGTCGCCGCTCGACGACGACGCCTACGACCGGCTCGGCCGGGCGATAGCGGCCTGGGAGGCCGAGCACCCCGACCAGGTGCGGCCGGACTCGCCGACCGACAAGGTCGCCGGCGGCGCGGCGAGCGGCGATGTGCCGCACACCCGGCAGATGCTCTCGCTCGACAACGTCTTCTCCGCCGAGCAGTTCACGAGCTGGGCCGCGTCCCTGGAGCGCCGGATCGGCCGGAGCGTCGAGCGGTGGAGCGTCGAGCCGAAGCTCGACGGACTTGCGATCGCCGCACGCTACGAGCGGGGGAGGCTCGCCCGGCTCATCACCCGCGGCGACGGGACGGCCGGCGAGGACGTGTCGCACGCGATCGGCACGATCGTCGGGCTGCCGGAGCGGCTCACCGAGCCCGTCACGGTCGAGATACGCGGCGAAGTCCTGATGACCACCGAGCAGTTCGAGGCGGCCAATCCCATCCGGGTCGCCCACGGCGGCGAGCCGTTCGCCAATCCGCGCAACGCCGCGGCCGGTACCCTGCGCGCCAAGGACCGTCCGTACACGGTCGAGATGACCTTCTTCGCGTACGACGTGCTGCCGCTGAACGGGTCGGGGACCGAGGCAGGCGACGAGTCGGGGGACGGCGCCGGGGACGCGGCCGGCCTCGACGAGCTCGCGCACAGCGAGCTGATCGCGCGGGCCGCCGCCCTCGGACTGCACACCTCGCGGGCCACGGCCGTCCCCGGCCGCACGGCCGGCGCCACGGAGGAGGTGCTGGCCCGCGTCGCGGAGATAGCCGCCCTGCGGGCGGAACTGCCGTTCGGGATCGACGGGATCGTCGTCAAGGCCGACCTCGCCGCCGACCGACGCGAGGCCGGCGCGGGCTCCCGGGCACCGCGCTGGGCCGTCGCGTACAAGCTCCCCGCCGTGGAGAAGGTCACCCGGCTGCTCTCGGTCGAATGGAACGTGGGCCGCACGGGCATCATCGCTCCCCGCGCGGTCCTGGAACCGGTGGAGATCGACGGCAGCACCGTCACCTACGCCACGCTGCACAACCCCTCCGACATCACGCGCCGCGATCTGCGTCTCGGCGACCACGTGATGGTCTACAAGGCCGGCGACATCATCCCCCGGGTCGAGGCGCCCGTCGCCCACCTGCGGACCGGCGAGGAGCAGCCGATCGGCTTCCCCGAGAGCTGCCCCCAGTGCGGCTCGGAGATCGACCGCAGCGAGCAGCGCTGGCGATGCGCCCGTGGGCGCGACTGCCACCTCGTGGCCTCCCTGTCGTACGCCGTCGGCCGCGACCAGCTCGACATCGAGGGGCTCGGCGCGAGCCGGATCGTCCAGCTCGTCGACGCCGCGCTCGTCGTGGACCTGGCCGATCTGTTCACCCTCACCCGCGAGCAGCTGCTCGGCCTGGAGCGCATGGGGGAGACCAGCACGGACAACCTCCTCGCCGCGATCGCCACCGCCCGCACCCGCCCGCTCGCCCGGGTCCTGTGCGCCCTCGGCATCCGCGGCACGGGCCGCTCGATGTCCCGCCGCATAGCCCGCCACTTCGCCACCATGGACGCCGTCCGCGCGGCCGACGCGGAGGCGATGCAGCAGGTCGAGGGGATCGGAGCCGAGAAGGCGCCGGTCATCGTCGCCGAACTGGCCGAGCTGGGCGCCGTCGTCGACAAGCTCGTCGCCGCCGGGGTGAACATGACCGAGCCCGGAGCCACCCCGCCGCCCCCGCCCGGGACCGAGCCCGACACCACCGAGGCCGTGGCCGGCCCGCTCGCCGGGCTGTCGGTGGTCGTCACCGGCGCGATGACCGGTGCCCTGGAAGCCCTGAGCCGCAACCAGATGAACGAACTCATCGAGCGCGCCGGCGGCAAGTCCTCCTCCAGCGTCTCCAAGCGCACCGGCCTGGTCGTCGCGGGCGAGAAGGCCGGGTCCAAGCGGACCAAGGCCGAGGAACTGGGCATCCGGCTGGTGGACCCGGAGGAGTTCGCCGTCCTGCTCGGTGACTTCCTGCCCGTCTGA